One Methylomarinovum tepidoasis DNA window includes the following coding sequences:
- a CDS encoding carboxymuconolactone decarboxylase family protein, whose protein sequence is MADNPMKDKMAQMHEAMAYLRKKYPTETQAFSYFFKKAESGPALSIREKELINVALAVASQCEWCIGSHVRSAAHAGATRDEIVEAGFMAVIMHGGPALMYMTPLVQALDLYLPEEDGEV, encoded by the coding sequence ATGGCCGACAACCCCATGAAGGACAAGATGGCGCAGATGCACGAGGCGATGGCCTATCTGCGCAAGAAGTATCCCACCGAAACCCAGGCGTTTTCCTACTTCTTCAAAAAGGCTGAATCGGGACCGGCGCTGTCGATCCGCGAGAAAGAGCTCATCAACGTCGCCCTGGCGGTGGCGAGCCAGTGCGAGTGGTGCATCGGCTCCCACGTCAGGAGCGCGGCCCACGCGGGCGCCACCCGCGACGAGATCGTCGAGGCCGGTTTCATGGCGGTCATCATGCACGGCGGCCCGGCGCTGATGTACATGACTCCCCTGGTGCAGGCCCTGGACCTGTATCTGCCGGAAGAAGACGGCGAGGTTTGA
- a CDS encoding thiamine pyrophosphate-dependent enzyme, translated as MDKRQALAFLHDMLLGRRFEERCAEEYMKGNIAGFLHLYPGEEAVAVGVIHACETSDYIVSTYREHVHALVRGVPAGEVMAELFGKRGGCSRGMGGSMHLFDPQRRFMGGYAIVGETYPVAIGLGYGIAMKDLPEAVICFFGDGAVNQGTFHESLNMAALWKLPVLFVCENNQYAIGTEIHRHSAVPEVYKRAAAYRIPAERVDGMDVLEVHRATEHALQQIRAGSGPQLLECLTYRFRGHSMADPGHYRPPVEVKAHQQTDPLELALRELSLVYPTPEQIAAAGPDALLKLRQYCFDQGHLHEEGFEELERQVQDEVEAAVQFALEAPEPTLDDAWQALYCNRRGEILI; from the coding sequence ATGGACAAGCGCCAGGCGCTCGCCTTCCTCCACGACATGCTGCTGGGGCGGCGGTTCGAGGAGCGCTGCGCGGAAGAGTACATGAAGGGCAACATCGCCGGCTTCCTCCATTTGTATCCCGGCGAGGAGGCGGTGGCGGTGGGGGTGATCCATGCCTGCGAGACCAGCGATTACATCGTCAGCACCTACCGCGAGCACGTCCACGCCCTAGTGCGCGGGGTGCCCGCCGGCGAGGTGATGGCGGAGCTGTTCGGCAAACGCGGCGGCTGCAGCCGCGGCATGGGCGGCTCCATGCATCTGTTCGATCCGCAGCGCCGCTTCATGGGCGGCTACGCCATCGTCGGGGAGACCTATCCGGTGGCCATCGGCCTGGGCTACGGCATCGCCATGAAGGATCTGCCCGAGGCGGTGATCTGCTTCTTCGGCGACGGCGCCGTCAATCAGGGCACCTTCCACGAATCCCTCAACATGGCGGCACTGTGGAAGCTGCCGGTGCTGTTCGTGTGCGAGAACAACCAGTACGCCATCGGCACCGAGATCCACCGTCATTCGGCGGTGCCGGAGGTGTACAAGCGCGCCGCCGCCTACCGTATCCCCGCCGAGCGGGTGGACGGCATGGACGTGCTCGAGGTCCATCGGGCCACCGAGCACGCTCTCCAGCAGATCCGCGCCGGCAGCGGCCCCCAGCTGCTCGAATGCCTCACCTACCGCTTCCGCGGCCACTCCATGGCCGATCCGGGCCACTACCGCCCGCCGGTGGAAGTCAAGGCCCACCAGCAGACCGACCCCCTGGAGCTGGCGCTGCGGGAACTGTCTCTGGTCTATCCGACCCCGGAACAGATCGCCGCCGCCGGTCCCGACGCGCTGCTGAAACTGCGCCAGTACTGCTTCGACCAGGGCCACCTTCACGAGGAAGGCTTCGAGGAGCTGGAACGGCAGGTCCAGGACGAGGTGGAGGCGGCGGTGCAGTTCGCCCTGGAAGCGCCGGAGCCGACCCTGGACGATGCCTGGCAGGCCCTGTACTGCAACCGCCGCGGCGAAATTCTGATCTAG
- a CDS encoding alpha-ketoacid dehydrogenase subunit beta — protein sequence MAEEVLIWQALNRALDELMAADEDVFILGEDVGLYGGSYRVTEGLYAKYGEWRVRDTPISEDSFTGLGVGAALMGLRPVVEIMTVNFALLALDAIINMAAKVPFMSGGRLPMGLTIRTPGGVAKQLAAQHSQRLEHTLMNVPGLRIVVPATPQDAYWQLKQAVLSDEPVIVLEHELLYFHKGPLDPTAPPPPPHRAVVRRPGRDLTLVAYSKMAVLAGQAAERLAEQGIEAEVIDLRSLSPIDWQTCVDSVARTHRVLIVEEDCRFAGAGAEIAADLTERCFTQLEAAPMRLAGLDMPTPYNGTLEAQTIPQVDDIVAAAHRLVKEAS from the coding sequence ATGGCCGAAGAAGTGCTCATCTGGCAGGCCCTCAACCGCGCCCTCGACGAACTGATGGCGGCGGACGAGGACGTCTTCATCCTCGGCGAAGACGTGGGACTCTACGGCGGCAGCTACCGGGTCACCGAGGGGCTGTACGCCAAGTACGGCGAATGGCGGGTACGCGACACACCCATCTCTGAGGACAGCTTCACCGGCCTGGGGGTCGGGGCGGCGCTGATGGGGCTGCGCCCGGTGGTGGAGATCATGACCGTCAACTTCGCCCTCCTGGCCCTGGACGCCATCATCAACATGGCGGCCAAGGTGCCGTTCATGTCCGGCGGGCGCCTGCCCATGGGGCTGACCATCCGCACCCCCGGCGGGGTCGCCAAACAGCTGGCGGCCCAGCATTCCCAGCGACTGGAACACACCCTCATGAACGTGCCGGGGCTTCGCATCGTCGTCCCCGCCACTCCCCAGGACGCCTACTGGCAGCTCAAGCAGGCGGTCCTCAGCGACGAGCCGGTGATCGTCCTCGAACACGAACTGCTCTATTTTCACAAGGGCCCGCTGGACCCGACCGCCCCGCCGCCTCCGCCCCACCGCGCCGTGGTGCGCCGGCCGGGACGCGATCTCACCCTCGTCGCCTATTCCAAGATGGCGGTGCTGGCCGGGCAGGCGGCCGAACGGCTGGCCGAACAGGGAATCGAGGCCGAAGTCATCGACCTGCGCAGCCTGTCGCCCATCGACTGGCAGACCTGCGTCGATTCGGTGGCCCGCACCCACCGGGTGCTGATCGTCGAGGAGGACTGCCGCTTCGCCGGCGCCGGGGCCGAGATCGCCGCCGACCTGACCGAACGCTGTTTCACCCAACTGGAGGCCGCCCCCATGCGCCTGGCCGGCCTCGACATGCCGACCCCCTACAACGGCACCCTTGAGGCCCAGACCATTCCCCAGGTGGACGACATCGTCGCCGCCGCCCACCGACTCGTGAAGGAGGCATCATGA
- a CDS encoding 2-oxo acid dehydrogenase subunit E2, which translates to MKQPIIMPVLSDTMEVGRLVRWLKKPGDPVKKGEVIAEVESDKAVMELEAFSDGWIAGPLAPEGSEIAVKQVIGWIADNPEEAKGEAAPTETAPEAAAEPAPPPEKPAPPPPEEQAPAAAPPPPKEAPKPPPAPAEAPPPPPPPQATAPSPGGTVSPVVTAALEPRRPASGGITPLARELAAELGLDPDTLPAGADGVVRAGQVLAAALTAPAPDLSHNPPHQVELPSALRWKVALNMQRTTDTPMFRVTTTADLRPLRDFAHEGEWSLTLLLARACALALTAHPLFNQAWTPKGLARFERIDIGIAMDIGEGLVTPVLRDMAGRPLEELAEDWRILKDKTQRRRLRPEDYEGATFYLSNLGTFPGVRQFDAIVPLGSSAILAVAAADAEGRTALTLSCDHRVVFGADAARFLDTLVTRLKQPETLVKP; encoded by the coding sequence ATGAAACAACCGATCATCATGCCGGTGCTGTCGGACACCATGGAAGTGGGCCGCCTGGTGCGCTGGCTCAAAAAACCCGGGGACCCGGTCAAGAAAGGCGAGGTGATCGCCGAGGTGGAATCGGACAAGGCGGTGATGGAGCTGGAGGCCTTCAGCGATGGCTGGATTGCCGGCCCCCTGGCTCCTGAGGGCAGCGAGATCGCCGTCAAGCAGGTGATCGGCTGGATCGCCGACAATCCGGAGGAGGCCAAAGGCGAGGCCGCCCCCACCGAAACCGCCCCGGAGGCAGCGGCCGAACCGGCGCCGCCTCCGGAAAAGCCAGCTCCCCCGCCCCCCGAAGAACAGGCTCCTGCGGCGGCGCCGCCCCCTCCCAAGGAGGCTCCCAAACCGCCCCCCGCACCTGCGGAAGCCCCTCCGCCACCACCGCCCCCGCAAGCCACCGCCCCCTCACCGGGCGGCACCGTCAGCCCAGTGGTCACCGCCGCCCTGGAACCCCGCCGGCCGGCCTCTGGCGGCATCACCCCGCTGGCGCGGGAACTGGCAGCGGAACTGGGCCTCGACCCGGACACCCTGCCCGCGGGAGCGGACGGCGTCGTCCGCGCCGGCCAGGTCCTGGCCGCGGCCCTCACCGCCCCGGCACCGGATCTGAGCCACAACCCGCCGCACCAGGTCGAACTGCCGTCGGCGCTGCGCTGGAAAGTGGCCCTCAACATGCAGCGGACCACCGACACCCCGATGTTCCGGGTCACCACCACCGCCGACCTCCGCCCCCTGCGGGATTTCGCCCACGAGGGCGAATGGTCCCTGACCCTGCTGCTGGCCCGGGCCTGCGCCCTGGCGCTGACGGCCCATCCGCTGTTCAATCAGGCCTGGACGCCCAAGGGTCTGGCGCGCTTCGAACGCATCGACATCGGCATCGCCATGGACATCGGCGAGGGCCTGGTCACGCCGGTATTGCGGGATATGGCCGGGCGGCCGCTGGAGGAGCTGGCCGAGGACTGGCGCATCCTCAAGGACAAGACCCAGCGCCGGCGGCTGCGGCCGGAAGATTACGAAGGAGCGACCTTCTACCTCTCCAATCTGGGCACCTTTCCCGGGGTACGCCAGTTCGACGCCATCGTGCCGCTGGGCTCGAGCGCCATCCTCGCGGTGGCGGCCGCCGATGCCGAAGGCCGCACCGCCCTGACCCTCAGCTGTGACCACCGGGTGGTCTTCGGCGCCGATGCCGCCCGTTTCCTCGACACCCTGGTCACCCGCCTGAAACAGCCTGAAACCCTGGTCAAACCATGA
- a CDS encoding bifunctional enoyl-CoA hydratase/phosphate acetyltransferase: MNTPPTTLQQLIERARSYPPLPMAVVDAGETYVLEGAREAAEAGLIEPVLVGDRERIETLAAQIGYTLDGVRIVAANGEEEAAEKGVQLVLGGEVCGLMKGWIHTDVLMHPVLQHLRTGRRVSHVFVAELPTYPKLLYVTDAAINIFPDLPQKASIVQNAVDLARLLGVEQPKVAALSSVEVVKPEIPSTIDAACLSKMAQRRQIRHAIVDGPLAFDNAISKEAARIKQIDSEVSGEVDILLAPDLDAGNILAKDLAYLAKATLAGIVVGARVPIVLPSRSDPPQGRLASCAIAVLVHRLWPSVCRQDGNGAGER; this comes from the coding sequence ATGAATACGCCGCCGACTACACTGCAGCAGCTGATCGAACGGGCCCGGAGTTATCCACCGCTGCCGATGGCGGTGGTGGACGCTGGGGAGACTTACGTGCTCGAAGGGGCGCGGGAGGCAGCCGAAGCCGGGCTGATCGAACCCGTCCTGGTGGGCGACCGGGAACGGATCGAAACCCTGGCAGCACAGATCGGCTACACGCTCGATGGCGTCCGCATCGTCGCAGCCAACGGCGAAGAAGAAGCCGCCGAGAAAGGCGTGCAGCTGGTGCTGGGTGGGGAAGTCTGCGGTCTGATGAAAGGCTGGATTCATACCGACGTGCTCATGCACCCGGTGCTCCAGCACCTGCGCACCGGCCGCCGCGTCAGCCATGTGTTCGTGGCCGAGCTGCCCACCTATCCCAAGCTGCTGTATGTCACCGACGCCGCCATCAACATCTTTCCCGACCTGCCCCAGAAGGCCTCCATCGTCCAGAACGCCGTGGATCTGGCCCGCCTGCTGGGGGTGGAACAGCCCAAAGTGGCGGCGCTGTCTTCGGTGGAAGTGGTCAAACCGGAGATTCCCTCCACCATCGATGCCGCCTGCCTGAGCAAGATGGCCCAGCGGCGCCAGATCCGCCACGCCATCGTCGACGGCCCCCTCGCCTTCGACAACGCCATCTCCAAAGAAGCGGCGCGCATCAAACAGATAGACAGCGAGGTTTCCGGCGAGGTGGACATCCTCCTGGCTCCGGACCTGGATGCCGGCAACATTCTCGCCAAGGACCTGGCCTATCTGGCCAAGGCGACTTTGGCCGGCATCGTCGTCGGCGCCAGGGTACCCATCGTACTGCCGTCGCGTTCCGACCCACCCCAGGGACGGCTGGCCTCCTGCGCCATCGCCGTGCTGGTGCATCGGCTGTGGCCGTCGGTGTGCCGGCAGGACGGAAACGGGGCGGGGGAACGTTGA
- the cfa gene encoding cyclopropane fatty acyl phospholipid synthase, translated as MGSKTLSPLQISPMRPSLSRRRVTSLLEQADIHIGGDRPWDIQVHDERFFRRVLVETSLGLGESYMEGWWDCDRLDEMVCRILRAGLLRQVRSWRDVLAYLQARLLNLQDRRRAFHVGEQHYDIGNDLYQAMLDRRLIYSCGYWKEADTLDAAQEAKLELICRKLDLQPGMRVLDIGCGWAGAARYMAERYGVEVHGVTVSRQQARYARDLCRDLPVTIELKDYREIRGHFDAGFSIGMFEHVGYKNYATYMEVVRRCLPPDGLFVLHTIGGNFTETHGNPWVTRYIFPNSMLPSIRQLGAAFEGRLIVEDWQNFGPDYDRTLMAWYVNFERAWPELRPRYGDRFYRMWRFYLLSFAGAFRARYLQLWQIVLSPQGRPRRYDAPR; from the coding sequence ATGGGGTCGAAAACGTTGTCACCGTTGCAGATTTCTCCGATGCGGCCGAGCCTGAGCCGCCGACGGGTGACTTCTCTGCTCGAGCAGGCCGATATCCATATCGGCGGCGATCGTCCCTGGGACATCCAGGTCCACGACGAACGTTTCTTCCGCCGAGTGCTGGTGGAAACCTCCCTGGGACTAGGGGAAAGCTACATGGAGGGATGGTGGGACTGCGATCGCCTCGACGAGATGGTCTGCCGCATCCTGCGCGCCGGGCTGCTGCGGCAGGTCCGCTCCTGGCGCGACGTGCTCGCTTATCTGCAAGCCAGACTTCTCAATCTGCAGGACAGGCGGCGGGCCTTCCACGTGGGTGAGCAGCATTACGACATCGGCAACGATCTTTATCAGGCCATGCTCGACCGGCGACTGATCTACAGCTGCGGCTACTGGAAAGAGGCGGACACCCTGGACGCCGCCCAGGAGGCCAAGCTCGAGCTGATCTGCCGCAAGCTGGATCTGCAGCCGGGAATGCGGGTGCTCGACATCGGTTGCGGCTGGGCCGGGGCCGCCCGCTACATGGCCGAACGCTACGGCGTCGAGGTTCACGGGGTGACCGTGTCCCGGCAGCAGGCCCGCTATGCCCGGGATCTGTGCCGGGATCTGCCGGTGACCATCGAACTGAAGGATTACCGGGAGATCCGGGGGCATTTCGACGCCGGCTTCTCCATTGGCATGTTCGAGCACGTGGGCTACAAGAATTACGCGACCTACATGGAAGTGGTGCGCCGTTGCCTGCCTCCGGACGGCCTGTTCGTGCTGCATACCATCGGCGGCAATTTCACCGAAACCCACGGCAACCCCTGGGTGACCCGCTACATCTTCCCCAACTCCATGCTGCCGTCGATCCGCCAGCTCGGCGCCGCCTTCGAAGGACGGCTGATCGTGGAGGACTGGCAGAATTTCGGTCCCGACTACGACCGCACCCTGATGGCCTGGTACGTCAACTTCGAACGCGCCTGGCCCGAGTTGCGCCCCCGTTACGGCGACCGCTTCTACCGCATGTGGCGCTTCTATCTGCTCAGCTTCGCCGGCGCTTTCCGGGCCCGCTACCTGCAATTGTGGCAGATCGTGCTGTCGCCGCAGGGACGGCCCCGGCGCTACGATGCGCCCCGCTAG
- a CDS encoding cation:proton antiporter: protein MRKLTLLPLLAVPPAVSAAPRTLMELDPFAYILIELGLIIAAVVAGHLLARRLQLPVILGELLVGMVIGNFLYWSELSPLFFLIMHLGDASLLFREVWISGASVVDAAGRIFSPEELAPGGVGARLIDILVGDEGPGFLLMGSALWHFSNLGILFLWFRVALGMRIEELLGAGMRALAVAAAGVVAALGLGLVVLDWLLPEADFSTRLLLASGLAPTSASIALPLLEGFKAHHGSLVALATGAILVADVLAVLLVSTAVTLVQGGQGLAGAWGQVFGVVAYVGVVLYLCRLAPGWELLWLAEMEQYQALLLLPLGLAFLLAWIADMLSLSSLIGIFGAALLLNALDLEKRCGGKVSTRDLMQPLTQVFAPVFFVLLGMQINLIDFFSLQVLAMGVLLAAAAIGAKLTGAWLVARGTEGWLLGWSLVPRGEMALVVAATAKSLGVMSDDVYAAFMLMVIATMLAGSALLRRVAGETPQEPVVEYSSD, encoded by the coding sequence ATGCGCAAGCTGACGCTTTTGCCGCTGCTGGCCGTGCCCCCGGCGGTTTCAGCCGCTCCCAGAACCTTGATGGAGCTGGATCCTTTCGCCTACATCCTGATCGAACTGGGGCTGATCATCGCCGCTGTGGTGGCCGGTCACCTGCTGGCCCGGCGCCTGCAGCTGCCGGTGATTCTCGGCGAGCTGCTGGTGGGGATGGTCATCGGCAACTTCCTTTACTGGAGCGAGCTGTCGCCGCTGTTCTTCCTCATCATGCATCTGGGCGATGCCAGTCTGCTGTTCCGCGAGGTCTGGATCAGCGGGGCCTCGGTGGTGGATGCCGCCGGCCGCATCTTCAGCCCCGAAGAACTGGCGCCGGGGGGCGTCGGGGCGCGTCTGATCGACATTCTGGTCGGCGACGAGGGCCCGGGGTTCCTCCTCATGGGCAGCGCCCTGTGGCATTTTTCCAATCTGGGAATCCTGTTCCTGTGGTTCCGGGTGGCGTTGGGAATGCGCATCGAGGAACTGCTGGGCGCCGGGATGCGGGCGCTGGCGGTCGCCGCCGCCGGTGTGGTCGCCGCCCTGGGGCTGGGACTGGTGGTGCTCGACTGGCTGCTGCCGGAAGCCGATTTCAGTACCCGTCTGCTGTTGGCCAGCGGCCTGGCACCCACCAGCGCCAGCATCGCCCTTCCCCTGCTAGAAGGCTTCAAGGCCCACCACGGGAGCCTGGTGGCCCTGGCGACCGGAGCGATTCTGGTGGCGGATGTGCTGGCGGTGCTGCTGGTGTCCACCGCGGTCACCCTGGTCCAGGGCGGGCAGGGGCTGGCGGGTGCCTGGGGGCAGGTGTTCGGGGTGGTGGCCTACGTGGGCGTCGTTTTGTATCTGTGCCGTCTGGCGCCCGGATGGGAACTGCTGTGGCTGGCGGAGATGGAGCAATATCAGGCGCTGCTCCTGCTGCCGTTGGGGCTGGCCTTCCTGCTGGCCTGGATCGCCGATATGCTGAGCCTTTCCAGCCTGATCGGCATCTTCGGCGCGGCGTTGCTGCTCAACGCCCTGGACCTCGAAAAGCGCTGCGGCGGCAAGGTCTCCACCCGTGATCTGATGCAGCCGCTGACCCAGGTGTTCGCGCCGGTGTTCTTCGTCCTGCTGGGGATGCAGATCAATCTGATCGATTTCTTTTCGTTGCAGGTGCTGGCCATGGGCGTGTTGCTGGCTGCAGCCGCCATCGGTGCCAAGCTCACCGGCGCCTGGTTGGTGGCCCGCGGCACTGAAGGCTGGCTGCTGGGCTGGTCGCTGGTTCCCCGCGGGGAGATGGCCCTGGTGGTCGCCGCCACCGCCAAAAGCCTGGGGGTGATGAGCGACGACGTCTATGCCGCTTTCATGCTGATGGTGATCGCCACCATGTTGGCCGGGTCGGCGCTGCTACGGCGTGTTGCCGGAGAAACGCCGCAGGAGCCAGTGGTGGAGTATTCCTCGGACTGA
- a CDS encoding FMN-binding glutamate synthase family protein, with product MRTAFIFASLGLLAAAGWVAAYDPDDRWLLAPVTALILLGLYDMLQTRHAIWRNYPVVGHLRWVMEGLRPYVQQYFIESDTSGMPINRMFRSIVYQRAKNTRDTLPYGTRVDTYRDGYEWMAHSLGAIEITEVDPDLRVMIGGPQCRHPYRASIFNISALSFGALSPNAIRALNAGARSRGFAHNTGEGGISPYHLEGGGDLVWQIGTGYFGCRDRHGRFDPARFRDRAALPAVKMIELKLSQGAKPGHGGILPATKNTPEVARIRGVPPGIEIVSPATHRTFTTPVGLLEFIACLRELADGKPVGFKLAVGEPHEFVAICKAMVETGIYPDFITVDGGEGGSGVAPLEYSNSVGMPLREALALVVDCLVGYGLKRHIRVIASGKILSAFHLVKNLALGADACNSARGMMLALGCVHSLSCNTNRCPTGVATQNPALYRGLVVRDKARRVANYHAKTLHAVADLLTSASLRHPCELKRSHIYRRIDQACVRRYDEIFPPLEEGCLREGNVPPRLAEAVARARAGSFLP from the coding sequence ATGCGCACCGCCTTCATTTTCGCCAGCTTAGGGCTGCTGGCTGCCGCCGGCTGGGTGGCGGCTTACGATCCGGACGACCGCTGGCTGCTGGCCCCGGTGACGGCGCTGATCCTGCTGGGGCTCTACGACATGCTCCAGACCCGCCACGCCATCTGGCGCAACTATCCGGTCGTCGGCCACCTGCGCTGGGTCATGGAGGGATTGCGCCCCTACGTGCAGCAGTATTTCATCGAATCGGACACCAGCGGCATGCCCATCAACCGCATGTTCCGCAGCATCGTCTATCAGCGCGCCAAGAACACCCGCGACACCCTCCCCTACGGCACCCGGGTGGACACCTACCGCGACGGCTACGAATGGATGGCCCATTCCCTGGGGGCCATCGAGATCACCGAGGTGGACCCGGACCTGCGGGTGATGATCGGCGGCCCCCAGTGCCGTCACCCCTACCGGGCCAGCATCTTCAACATCTCCGCCCTCAGCTTCGGAGCCCTGAGCCCCAACGCCATCCGCGCCCTCAACGCCGGCGCCCGGTCGCGGGGATTCGCCCACAACACCGGCGAGGGCGGCATCAGCCCCTATCACCTGGAAGGGGGCGGCGATCTGGTGTGGCAGATCGGCACCGGCTACTTCGGTTGTCGTGACCGCCACGGCCGTTTCGATCCGGCTCGTTTCCGCGACCGGGCGGCCCTGCCGGCGGTGAAGATGATCGAACTGAAACTGTCCCAAGGCGCCAAACCAGGCCACGGCGGCATCCTCCCGGCGACCAAGAACACCCCCGAGGTGGCCCGCATCCGCGGGGTGCCGCCAGGCATCGAGATCGTCTCCCCCGCCACCCACCGCACCTTCACCACCCCGGTCGGGCTGCTCGAATTCATCGCCTGCCTGCGGGAGCTGGCCGACGGCAAGCCGGTGGGCTTCAAGCTGGCGGTCGGCGAGCCTCACGAATTCGTCGCCATCTGCAAGGCGATGGTGGAAACCGGCATCTATCCCGATTTCATCACCGTCGACGGCGGTGAGGGCGGCAGCGGTGTGGCTCCCCTGGAATACAGCAATTCGGTGGGGATGCCCCTGCGCGAAGCGCTGGCCCTGGTGGTCGACTGCCTGGTGGGCTACGGCCTCAAGCGTCACATCCGAGTCATCGCCTCCGGCAAGATCCTGTCCGCCTTCCACCTGGTGAAGAACTTGGCCCTGGGAGCCGACGCCTGCAACAGCGCCCGGGGCATGATGCTGGCCCTGGGCTGCGTCCATTCCCTCAGCTGCAACACCAACCGCTGCCCCACCGGGGTGGCAACCCAGAACCCCGCCCTCTACCGCGGCCTGGTGGTGCGCGACAAAGCCCGCCGGGTGGCCAACTACCACGCCAAAACCCTGCACGCCGTGGCCGATCTTCTGACCTCCGCCAGTCTGCGCCACCCTTGCGAACTGAAGCGCAGTCACATCTACCGCCGCATCGACCAGGCCTGCGTCCGCCGTTACGACGAAATCTTCCCACCGCTGGAGGAAGGCTGCCTGCGGGAAGGAAACGTTCCCCCCCGGCTGGCCGAGGCGGTGGCCAGGGCCCGGGCTGGCAGTTTTCTGCCATAA
- a CDS encoding YkgJ family cysteine cluster protein, translated as MTCRPGCGACCIAPSITSPIPGMPDGKPAGVRCIHLDEDDRCRLFGRPERPAVCEWFQAEAETCGESRTEALVRLQRLEELTAQSAFSHQE; from the coding sequence ATGACCTGCCGTCCCGGCTGCGGGGCCTGCTGCATCGCCCCCTCCATCACCTCCCCCATTCCCGGCATGCCCGATGGCAAGCCCGCCGGTGTCCGTTGTATCCATCTGGACGAAGACGACCGCTGCCGCCTGTTCGGCCGGCCCGAGCGGCCGGCGGTGTGCGAATGGTTCCAGGCCGAAGCGGAAACTTGCGGGGAAAGCCGTACCGAGGCGCTTGTCAGACTGCAGCGGTTGGAGGAGCTGACCGCGCAATCTGCCTTTTCTCACCAAGAGTGA
- a CDS encoding RNA ligase, translated as MSQVPSPVTVIDQLPEALQQRKALARRFKDIEYRHYRDDWRHIPRGTAVFGETVVYGYPHIGRVLALEAGLKAHFQAPFWAEEKINGFNVRIVRIGEQVLALSRGGFVCPFTTDRLPDLMPLEVFTRHPDLVVCAEVAGPDNPYLESSPPFIEEDVELFVFDLMRKNQAGFLPYRDKQRLIETFNLPPVPLHGYFHPHEVGRIRKLMLRLHEEWREGLVFKEDSPRDHRAKYVTGNINIDDLRAAADNLLDLPAEYVTNRLLRLSLFVEEHGLPVDAELERALGAALLEGLHQAVAKFRREHRVYTTFRCRFRERENAELMLEHLKRASHQVQIRRRDLRREGDHWLLEFDRIYPSLTGMLGDLLAGRLVFD; from the coding sequence ATGAGCCAGGTTCCCAGCCCCGTCACGGTCATCGACCAGTTGCCCGAAGCATTGCAGCAGCGCAAGGCATTGGCACGTCGCTTCAAGGATATCGAATATCGTCACTACCGTGACGACTGGCGCCACATACCCCGGGGCACTGCCGTCTTCGGCGAAACGGTGGTCTACGGCTATCCCCACATCGGCCGGGTCCTGGCGCTCGAGGCCGGGCTGAAGGCTCATTTCCAGGCGCCCTTCTGGGCCGAGGAAAAGATCAACGGCTTCAACGTCCGCATCGTCCGCATCGGCGAGCAGGTGCTGGCCCTTTCCCGCGGGGGCTTCGTCTGTCCTTTCACCACCGACCGGCTGCCCGATCTGATGCCGCTGGAGGTCTTCACGCGGCACCCGGATCTGGTCGTCTGCGCCGAGGTGGCCGGCCCGGACAACCCTTATCTGGAAAGCAGCCCCCCCTTCATCGAGGAGGACGTGGAACTGTTCGTCTTCGACCTGATGCGGAAGAACCAGGCCGGCTTTCTGCCCTACCGCGACAAGCAGCGGCTGATCGAAACCTTCAACCTGCCGCCGGTGCCCCTGCACGGTTATTTCCATCCCCACGAGGTCGGGCGCATCCGCAAGCTCATGCTGCGTCTGCACGAGGAATGGCGCGAGGGGCTGGTGTTCAAGGAGGACTCGCCACGCGACCACCGGGCCAAGTACGTCACCGGCAACATCAACATCGACGACCTGCGCGCGGCGGCCGACAACCTGCTCGACCTGCCGGCGGAATACGTCACCAATCGCCTGCTGCGCCTGAGCCTGTTCGTGGAGGAACATGGCCTGCCCGTGGATGCGGAGCTGGAACGCGCCCTGGGGGCGGCCCTGCTCGAAGGGCTGCATCAGGCAGTCGCTAAATTCCGCCGCGAACACCGCGTCTACACCACCTTCCGCTGCCGGTTCCGGGAGCGGGAAAACGCCGAGCTGATGTTGGAACATCTCAAGCGGGCCAGCCACCAGGTTCAAATCCGCCGGCGGGACCTGCGCCGCGAGGGTGATCACTGGCTGCTGGAATTCGACCGCATCTATCCGTCGCTGACCGGCATGCTCGGCGACCTGCTGGCGGGCAGGCTGGTCTTCGACTGA